One window from the genome of Elaeis guineensis isolate ETL-2024a chromosome 5, EG11, whole genome shotgun sequence encodes:
- the LOC105046074 gene encoding gibberellic acid methyltransferase 2: MDSTRLVCVAAKKENMEHMYTSNQCQTWTRELHRILCMQGGDHDGSYAKNSEASASALALCKPMLAGAISSMKLFQGEPSIRIADLGCATGHNTLSTMELVVRSLRQRYEEDSDHMPEFEAFFSDLPSNDFNSLFRSLASFTDTMKRPYYAAGVPGSFYQRLFSKGKLHMVVSLSALHWLSQIPDAVLDKQSPSWNKGRAWIDGAKKEVVEAYAKQSEEDLTAFLQCRKEEIVEGGMLFILMAGRPDSQQPENQLSDPDTRAKHPFTTSMDEAWEDLLNEGLIDEETRDMFNIPAYMRSTEEIKKAFDRCTGFEIQQLEFFRISEHSKEKQEEWIRDPVSYGRAKANLVRATLKPIVEAHLGQILPEELFKRFEKRVAEDLAMLHKTCFYGVIVVCAIRK, translated from the exons ATGGACTCCACGAGATTAGTCTGTGTCGCTGCCAAGAAAGAAAACATGGAACACATGTACACGAGCAACCAGTGCCAAACTTGGACTAGAGAGCTCCATAGGATACTCTGTATGCAAGGAGGAGACCATGACGGCAGCTATGCGAAAAATTCTGAGGCTTCTGCATCTGCCCTCGCCTTATGTAAGCCAATGCTTGCAGGGGCCATAAGCTCCATGAAACTTTTCCAGGGCGAACCTTCTATTAGGATTGCAGACTTGGGCTGTGCCACAGGGCACAACACGCTGTCAACAATGGAGTTGGTAGTCCGGAGCCTGAGGCAGCGCTATGAGGAAGACTCTGATCATATGCCCGAGTTTGAGGCCTTCTTCTCCGATCTCCCATCCAATGATTTCAACTCACTCTTCCGATCGCTGGCGTCGTTCACCGATACCATGAAGAGGCCATACTATGCAGCAGGTGTGCCTGGTTCCTTCTATCAGCGGTTGTTCTCCAAAGGGAAACTTCATATGGTCGTGAGCCTTAGTGCCTTGCATTGGCTTTCTCAG ATACCGGATGCCGTTTTAGATAAGCAGTCACCATCTTGGAACAAAGGTCGAGCTTGGATAGATGGAGCGAAGAAGGAAGTAGTCGAGGCCTATGCAAAGCAGTCAGAAGAGGACTTGACGGCCTTCTTGCAGTGCCGAAAAGAAGAGATTGTGGAGGGGGGGATGCTTTTCATACTGATGGCAGGGAGGCCGGACTCGCAGCAGCCAGAGAACCAGTTAAGCGATCCAGACACGAGAGCCAAACACCCCTTCACAACCTCCATGGATGAGGCATGGGAAGACCTGTTGAATGAG GGATTGATTGATGAAGAGACACGAGACATGTTCAACATCCCTGCTTACATGAGGAGCACAGAAGAGATTAAGAAAGCATTCGATCGTTGTACCGGATTTGAGATCCAACAACTGGAGTTTTTTAGAATCAGCGAGCATTCGAAGGAGAAACAAGAAGAGTGGATCAGGGATCCGGTTTCCTATGGCCGTGCCAAAGCCAATCTGGTACGAGCAACACTGAAGCCAATTGTCGAGGCCCACCTTGGGCAAATCCTCCCAGAGGAGCTGTTTAAGCGGTTCGAAAAGAGGGTCGCAGAAGACCTTGCTATGCTCCATAAAACTTGCTTCTATGGAGTGATTGTTGTGTGTGCAATTAGGAAGTGA
- the LOC105046073 gene encoding NAC domain-containing protein 2, translating to MSNPATSLPPGFRFHPTDEELILHYLKNRAASFPCPVSIIAEVDIYKFNPWDLPAKAMFGDKEWYFFSPRDRKYPNGIRPNRAAASGYWKATGTDKPIISSKGNQNIGVKKALVFYQGRPPKGVKTDWIMHEYRLADAHNNNIYRPMKLRDTSMRLDDWVLCRIYKKSNHTLSMDRQQEDISVEDVFMPSLTNTTPQNNPPHLPKSCSLTDLLENVDFSALSQLLENTADIPSFQQDQVVHPSSDQPFINNSSSSNRSNIFIPQLSQTESPVLPAENGLKRERAIDSCLEDGGKLSRPSKRLLNSSIFTNFAGQFDSPQYNLLGHPFFNQQLLLNSNFNLR from the exons ATGTCGAACCCTGCGACATCGCTGCCACCGGGTTTCCGGTTCCACCCGACCGACGAGGAGCTCATCCTCCACTACCTCAAGAACCGAGCAGCTTCTTTTCCATGCCCAGTTTCTATCATCGCAGAAGTCGATATCTACAAGTTTAATCCATGGGATCTCCCTG CCAAAGCGATGTTTGGGGACAAGGAGTGGTATTTCTTTAGCCCGAGGGATCGCAAGTACCCGAACGGCATTCGGCCAAACAGGGCAGCTGCGTCGGGCTACTGGAAGGCCACCGGAACTGATAAGCCGATCATTTCTAGCAAAGGGAATCAGAACATTGGGGTGAAGAAGGCCCTTGTGTTCTACCAGGGAAGACCTCCCAAGGGTGTGAAGACTGATTGGATCATGCATGAGTACCGGCTCGCCGATGCCCACAACAACAATATTTACAGACCTATGAAGCTTAGAGACACTTCCATGAGG CTGGATGACTGGGTCCTTTGCCGAATCTACAAGAAGAGCAACCACACCTTGTCGATGGATCGTCAACAAGAGGACATATCTGTGGAGGATGTCTTCATGCCAAGCCTAACAAACACCACACCACAAAACAACCCTCCCCACCTTCCCAAGTCTTGCTCTTTGACCGACCTCCTCGAAAATGTGGACTTCTCTGCACTATCTCAACTCCTGGAGAACACTGCTGATATCCCAAGTTTTCAACAAGATCAAGTTGTTCATCCGAGTTCAGACCAGCCATTCATCaataacagcagcagcagcaatcgCAGCAACATTTTCATTCCACAGCTCTCCCAAACAGAGTCCCCTGTTTTGCCAGCTGAGAATGGTCTGAAACGCGAGCGAGCAATTGACAGTTGCTTAGAAGACGGCGGCAAACTTTCTCGCCCATCGAAGAGGCTCCTTAATTCAAGCATTTTTACCAACTTCGCCGGCCAGTTTGATAGCCCTCAGTACAATTTGTTAGGCCATCCTTTCTTCAATCAGCAATTGCTATTGAACTCTAACTTCAACTTGCGGTGA